One window from the genome of Dermacentor silvarum isolate Dsil-2018 chromosome 5, BIME_Dsil_1.4, whole genome shotgun sequence encodes:
- the LOC125945990 gene encoding transcription factor Adf-1-like, giving the protein MNSEESREGIEVAPRLNLKSARLQYNDKLISAVQKRPTIWDCRRTDYKDQRKKTAAWEDVVAEIGRDPEGSTAQARWKRLRDTFSKKHRTWKTGAPSGSGASDGKEVRWPYFKLLLFLKDLVDVGSTTSNLPQAEPENAEALLMSMCRQVEYTQDESGSHGSESPVPGTSSTTDEETPVEVCRSVTPKKTPAVTVKKKRQRLDEEILSVDNILKKDEDEPAVFGQLVAHRLRNFPKRQQSELQVEILQLLNMHEYS; this is encoded by the exons ATGAACTCGGAGGAATCGAGAGAGGGAATAGAAGTGGCGCCTAGGCTCAATTTAAAATCGGCGCGGCTACAATATAATGATAAACTGATATCAGCCGTTCAGAAGCGCCCCACAATATGGGATTGCAGGAGGACCGACTACAAAGATCAGAGAAAAAAGACAGCTGCGTGGGAGGATGTCGTCGCTGAGATCGGTCGCGACCCAGAAG GTTCCACTGCCCAAGCTCGTTGGAAGAGATTGAGAGACACGTTCTCCAAGAAACACCGCACCTGGAAGACAGGTGCGCCAAGTGGTTCGGGTGCTAGCGATGGAAAAGAAGTCCGCTGGCCTTATTTTAAACTGCTCCTGTTTTTAAAGGATTTAGTCGATGTCGGAAG CACTACAAGCAATCTCCCGCAAGCTGAGCCAGAGAATGCAGAAGCCCTCCTGATGAGCATGTGTCGCCAAGTCGAAT ACACACAAGACGAATCTGGATCCCATGGCAGTGAgtcgcctgtgcctgggacttcCAGCACGACTGATGAAGAGACGCCAGTTGAAGTATGCCGTAGTGTTACTCCAAAGAAAACACCAGCAGTCACGGTGAAAAAAAAGCGACAGAGACTTGATGAAGAAATTTTAAGTGTAGACAACATCCTTAAAAAAGATGAAGACGAGCCTGCCGTATTTGGGCAGCTAGTCGCGCATAGATTGAGAAATTTCCCTAAACGACAGCAGTCAGAATTACAAGTTGAAATACTACAGTTGCTGAACATGCACGAATACagttga
- the LOC119454402 gene encoding uncharacterized protein LOC119454402 isoform X1: MQRWRVHCFISQHCAVWLSLFIEACKKRVLYWLCLRDARQVSVRLPFCCCASVKSPRRQVVRTTSFEVHAAAFSVTMGVIRRLLLLKKKLLLLKLRELEEKKKKRKRKLWVHPVWQQRRNQGEYHTAFQVMRKDPPMFFKYYRMSPDKFDFLHRLVMNDLIRQFLCREPLCSEERLAITIRYLSSGMAIKQVAMVFRVAPTTCQLVIHETCRVLWNRLKPLYLPVPGLALWQEVAEGFAKRWNFPNCLGAVDGKHIQIKAPPNSGSNYYNYKGTFSIVLMAVADDSYKFVMVDVGAPGRHSDGGVFKATSFGKGLMKNCLNLPAPARLPKSNKVAPHVFVGDEAFQLRQDFMRPYPGKGLQPSQKVFNYRLSRARRIVENAFGILVARWRVLLGRLNLLPSIATHVVLACCALHNFLCSTSKATYSPPGYVDGEDCYGNVNPGQWRKEAQVNELCDLEGTSSRNYTVDAAQTRNLFAKYFMAEGAVPWQWAHTYLPTPCNA, from the exons atgcagagaTGGCGTGTTCATTGTTTTATCAGCCAACACTGTGCAGTGTGGTTGTCGTTGTTCATCGAAGCTTGCAAAAAGCGTGTGTTGTACTGGTTGTGCTTGCGAGACGCGCGTCAAGTTAGTGTTCGTTTGCCATTCTGCTGTTGCGCAAGTGTGAAGAGCCCACGGCGTCAGGTTGTCCGTACTACCAGCTTCGAAGTACACGCCGCTGCGTTCAGCGTCACTATGGGTGTCATCCGGCGCCTTCTGCTTCTCAAAAAGAAGCTCCTGCTTCTCAAATTGCGCGAGCtcgaggagaagaagaagaagagaaagagaaagctaTGGGTACACCCTGTATGGCAACAACGGAGGAACCAAGGAGAATATCACACTGCG ttCCAGGTTATGAGGAAGGACCCACCAATGTTCTTCAAGTATTATAGGATGTCGCCAGACAAGTTCGATTTCCTGCACCGGCTCGTCATGAACGACCTCATCAGGCAGTTTTTGTGCCGAGAACCACTCTGCTCAGAAGAGAGGTTGGCCATTACCATCAG GTACCTCTCTTCAGGAATGGCCATAAAGCAAGTCGCAATGGTTTTTCGAGTGGCACCTACGACTTGTCAGCTGGTCATTCATGAGACTTGCAGAGTATTGTGGAATCGACTAAAGCCACTTTATCTGCCT GTGCCAGGACTTGCGCTCTGGCAGGAAGTGGCAGAAGGCTTTGCGAAGCGTTGGAATTTTCCAAACTGCCTTGGAGCAGTAGATGGCAAACACATACAGATAAAGGCACCTCCAAACTCTGGTAGCAATTACTACAACTACAAG ggaacaTTCTCCATTGTGTTGATGGCAGTGGCTGACGACAGCTACAAGTTCGTAATGGTAGATGTCGGGGCTCCAGGCCGGCACAGTGATGGGGGTGTGTTTAAGGCAACGTCATTCGGCAAGGGCCTTATGAAAAATTGCCTAAACTTGCCAGCCCCAGCACGCCTCCCGAAGAGCAACAAGGTGGCACCTCACGTATTTGTGGGCGATGAAGCATTTCAACTGAGGCAGGATTTTATGCGGCCCTACCCTGGAAAAGGACTGCAGCCAAGCCAAAAAGTATTTAACTATAGGCTAAGCAGAGCAAG GCGCATTGTCGAAAATGCCTTTGGGATTCTCGTGGCACGATGGAGAGTACTTCTTGGCCGCCTCAACCTCCTGCCAAGCATCGCAACACATGTTGTGCTGGCCTGCTGTGCGCTGCATAACTTTTTGTGCTCAACGAGCAAGGCTACATATTCCCCACCTGGATATGTAGACGGGGAAGACTGTTATGGAAATGTGAATCCAGGCCAGTGGAGGAAAGAGGCTCAGGTCAATGAGCTGTGCGACTTGGAAGGAACTTCGTCAAGAAATTACACAGTGGATGCAGCACAGACGCGCAACCTCTTTGCGAAGTACTTCATGGCAGAAGGTGCTGTGCCATGGCAGTGGGCACATACTTACCTTCCGACCCCATGCAATGCGTAA